The sequence below is a genomic window from Candidatus Hydrogenedens sp..
AATTAACAACTTCTGTGTAAAATGTATCTTCTGTATTACTATCAGGTAGTTGTGTAACAATAGTTTCCCCAGAATATCCATATTGCTTTGCCCACCATTCTGCGTTTTCTTCTGCCGATAAGAATACAGGTCTTTTGCCGGGTCCTGCGTTGGTTTCCCCTCCATTAAAGGGAACCACTGGGTCGGCTGTCCCGTGGATAATTAAAACGGGAATATTTTTTTGAGGTTTTCTTTCTTCTGCATAGATTTGTGTCATACTGCCCATTACAGGAGCAATTGCAGCAAAACGCTTCGAGTAACATGCAAATGCTTGTATCATCATTCCTCCTGCAGAAGCACCCGTTGCAAAAATTTGGTTTGTTTGAATAGGGTATCGGGACAGCAAATAATCAATAAGCACCTCTAAAAATCGAGTATCTTTATTAGGTAATGGGGCTGTTTTCCATGTTCTCCATTTGCCCTGAGGATAAACCACAATAAACTTTTCTTCATCGGCGAGTTGGTTAAATCGTGTTAACTTTTCCATTCCGCGTGCGGTATCGCTAAATTGGTGGAGAGCGAGGAGTAAAGGAACAGGTGTTGTACTGTCCAGATTTGGAGGAATATGCAAGCGGTAATAGCGTGTTTCTCCATCTACTTTTATTTTTGAGTAACCTGCGTAACAAGAGGTAAATAAAAAAATAATCAATATCGAGAAAAGAGATAATGTGCTTCCTGAAATAATAAACAATCGTTTTTTCTTTTCAATCATTGTCTTTTGTCCTTTTTTGAATATATCGTTCCCAATCAATGTTATAAAAAAAGTATAATATATACAGTAATTAAAATAAACAGTTTTACTGGAAAGATAACAAATGGAACCTTCTTTATATTCTGTAAATTTAACAAGGGTAAATCAGCCCGGTAAAGTATGCCTTGAATTAAAAGGTTCTATTCTTATAATCCATAAGGAAAATTGGGTATCTAAATACTCTTTATATGTCCCTATCGAAGTTGTGAATATTGAAGAGGAAAAACATCGGAATTATAGGAAATTATGGGAGAGTATTCTTGGGTTTATGTTAGCGTTCCTTTTATGTATGCCCTTGAGTTTATGGTTTTTCTATAAACCTTTGTTTTATTCTTATGACCTCCTTTGGGCTATTCCATTAATTGCTCTTTTATTTTTTGCATTAATTGTGGGCTTTTTAGGGCTTTCCCAATTTATCAAATTAAATCCAGCGGTTAGTCTAATTTTTCATCATCGTTCACGAATGATGAAGATGTCTTTCTGGATAAAGCCCGAAATTCGAGTGGCTCTGGAGAAATTAGTATCACGAATATATGAATTAAAAAAGATATTGGAGACAGAGGACTATATTCCATTAAAAGTCTGCCCAATGTGGTTTCATTCCAAGCCATATCGCAAGGCTCTTTTAATGGGTTTGGCTGTGAGTTTTGTCCTATTTTGTATTATTACAATATTTGTTGTTTTGCAGATAGCTGGAGAATATGGGGAAAAAATCTGGTGGACATACGGTATCCTTCCCTTTCCTCCGTTCGTATCTGTTATCAGTGAGTATATTCGAAGGAGATTATTATGGGGTGTTCCTAAAGGGTTCAAAAAGGCACGGGATGCTTTTGAAAAGGAAAACTATTCAACAGCTATTGTGGAACTTCAAAAATTATTAAAAGAACAACCTGATTTAGGCATTGCTCGTTTTTTGTTAATACAACTATTGACGGAGAAAGGGGAGTATGATAACGCCTTAAAACATTGCGAAGAGTTCTATTTTCAGGAACCTTCCCTGGCAACGGAGATGAAAACAACTATTTGGTGGCTACGATGTGTAAAGGAACGAATAGAACATTCGCCCGAGCAATCACAGGATGTAAAGGACATAATTAAAGAATAAATAATAGATAAAAAGGGAAAATCTCCTTTAAGGAGGTATGTTTACCTGGTAACCAGGATTTTTGATAAAATTTAGTAAAATAATAGATATGAATTTATTTTTGAAGGATTTTTTTTTATGAAAAAGGTTGTGATTTTTGGACATAAAGGGCAATTAGGAAAAGACCTCGTTAAATTATTCCAGTCGGAATATGAAGTTGTTGGATATGATTTACCGGAATGGGATATAACCAGTCCGGATATTTATAAATTATTAGATGATTCTGCACCGGATTTGGTTATAAATTCATCAGCATATACAAATGTAGATATGGCAGAAAAAGAGATAGACAAAGCGTTTCTTGTAAATGAAATAGGTGCCCGACAAGTTGCAGATTTGGCAAATCAATGGGGAAGTCCGGTGGTCTATTACAGTACGGACTATGTTTTTGATGGAATGCAGAGGCGACCCTATCGGGAAGATGATATCCCGAACCCCCTATCGGTTTACGGTCGTTCCAAATTAGCCGGTGAGAAATCGGTTATGGATTATAATCCGAAACATTATATTTTAAGAACCGCGTGGTTATATGGTCCCGGTGGAAATAATTTTATAGAAAAAATGATTCATCTCTCAAAAACAGCGGAAAAGTTAGAAATTTCTGAGGACGAAATCGGTTCGCCTACTTATACCTGGGACCTGGCGCAAATAACAAAGAGAATGGTAGAAACACAAAAGTATGGTTTATATCATGCTGTCAATTCTGGCGAATGCTCTCGTTATCAATGGATAAAGACATGCTTTGAATACTTAAATATAAAAACCCCCATTATACCGTGTTCTCGTGCAAAATTTGTATTACCGGCTCCACGCCCCGCTTATTCTGCTATGGATAATCGGAAAATTATGGCGGTGATTGAGTGGAAAATTCCATCATGGCGTGAAGCAACCATACAATATTTACTTAGAAGAGGAGAAGAAAATAAATGAAAAAAATACTTGTTACAGGTGGTGCTGGTTTTATCGGGTCTGCATTTATTCGCAATATGTTAGATTGGTATTCGGATATTTATATAGTAAATCTTGATAAACTTACTTATGCAGGCAATCTGGATAACTTAAAATCAGTGGATACTCATCGTTATACTTTTATACATGGCGATATTGCGGATGCAGAAGTGATGGAACAATCGATAAAAGGCTGTGATGCTGTGGTAAACTTTGCGGCAGAAACACATGTAGACCGTAGTTTGATGGGAGCAAAAGATTTTCTTCGCACCAATGTAGAAGGGGTTTATCAAGTTTTACTAAGTGCAAAGAACAACAATGTTAGCAGGGTTGTTTTAGTCTCTACAGATGAAGTATATGGAAGTAGAGATGTTGGTTCTGCATTAGAAACAGATACTATTTTTCCAAGGAATCCGTATAGTGCTTCTAAAGCAGGAGGAGAACTTTTAGGAAAAGCGTTTTTTGAATCCTTTAAATTGCCTGTCCTTATTACTCGTGGATGTAATACTTATGGACCGTATCAATACCCGGAAAAAGTGCTTCCTTTATTTATTACCAACGCCCTGGAAGGTAAACCCTTACCCTTATATAAAGGAGGAGAGCATAATATTCGGGATTGGCTCTATGTAGATGACCATTGTCGTGCCATAGATTTCGTCTTACGGAAAGGAATACCCGGTGAAATTTATAATATTTCAGCAGGATTTGAAAAAGAAAACATCGAAATTACAAGAAAGGTTCTTGAACTCACAGGTAAAGATGAAAGTCTAATCCAATGGGTGCCTGACCGTCCGGGACATGACCGAAGATATTCTATGAATTCAGATAAACTCCGTAATTTAGGATGGAAACCTGAAATATCATGGGAAGAAGGTATACAAAAAACAGTGCAGTGGTATATAGAAAATGAATGGTGGTGGCGACGGATAAAAGAGGGTGAATTTAAAAAATATTATGAAGAACAATATATAAAAAGAAAAAATACATAAATAGAGGAGATTATCTTATGGCTCAGGAATGCAAAAATCAAGAACGCAATCAGTCTTTTTGTTCATGCAGTTACCCTGGTTGCTCAAGGCATGCGGTATGTTGTGAATGTCTTCAATATCATCTTAAAAAACGGCAACTACCGGGTTGTTGTTTCCCTCCAGAAGCAGAGAAAACTTATGACCGTTCCTTTGAGGCATTTGCCCGTGCGTGGGGATTAACAAAATAAATCGAAGAGTATTATAAATATGAATAAGAAATTCATTGATACATTAAAAAGCCAGAAAAAGAAAATAGTCGTTGTTGGCAGTGCTAATGTAGATATTGTAGCCAGAGTACCCCGTTTACCGAAGGAAGGTGAATCCTTTCGAGGTGAGTCTTTATCTATAGTTTTTGGAGGTAAAGGAGCCAATCAAGCCGTTTCACTTGCAAGGTTAGGTGCGGATATAAACTTTATAAGTTGTGTGGGGAAAGACCATTTTGGTAGGAGTATGAAAAAAGGTTTTAAAGATGAAGGGATACCTATAAATACGATAAAAGAAACCCCGGATGCTTTTTCTGGAACTGCATTAATTTTTGTGGATAAAGACGGGAAAAATAGTATTGTTGTAATTGCGGGAGCCAATCATGAATTGAAACCTGAAGATATAATAAGACAGGAGAAGATTTTTCAGAAAGGGGATATTTTGCTAACACAATTGGAGTTGCTCCCGGAGACTATTGAAACGGCTCTGATATTAGCCAAAAAGAACGGCATGATAACCATTGTAGATGCGGGTCCTCCACGGAATATCTCGAAGCATATTTTTCCTTATATAGATGTAATATCCCCCAATGAGACAGAGACCGAATTCCTTACGGGCATGAACCCCTCAAAGTCTGAGAACAGATTAAAATGTGCTGAAAAGTTTTTAAAGATGGGGGTGTCTTCTGTGGTTCTTAAATTAGGTTCTCAGGGTTGTTATTATAACGATGGCAAATTTGAGATTTATGCGCCCAGTTATAAAGTCCCTGTTGTGGATACTACTGCGGCAGGAGATGCATTCACATCTGCTTTGGCTTTTGCATGGGGACAGGCGGAGATTGATGAAGTGTTGGATTTTGCCAATGCTGTTGGTGCATTAGCCTGTACAAAATTTGGTGCCCAACCCTCCATGCCTCATCTGGATGAAGTGCAAAAGTTTCTAAAAAAACATAAAAAATGGAAGTAAAAGAGTATTACTTATGAGTGAAAATAAAATAAATTTAGATAAAGTGAAGTATTCTGCATCCGTAATGTGTCTTGACCTTGGGCGATTAAAAGAAGAATTTCATCTTGTTCAGAAAATAGGTATTGATGAACTCCATTTTGATATCATGGATGGCACCTTTGTGCCTAATTTAACATTGGGGTTTGATTTCATCTCTTTAGCCCGTAAATGTTGTTCATTACCCTGTTGGGCTCATTTAATGATTATGCGACCCGAACGATATATAAAACGATTGGTAGACCTCGGTTGTGCAGGTGTTATCGTCCATGTGGAGACCTGTTTACATGCTCACCGAGCAGTTAAACAAATTCGTGAATATGGACTTTCACCGGGAATAGCCGTAAATCCGATGACCCCCTTAGATGAACTGGAATATCTTTTACCAGAAGTTGACCGTGTATTAATTATGGCTGTGGACCCGGGTTATGCCGGACAAAAAATAATTCCCCAAACTTTTGAGCGAATTCAAATTCTTTCGCGAAAAATACAGTATCATAAATATCCGGTTGATATTGAGATTGACGGAAACATTACAGTGAAAAACTGTGCCAAATTTATTCGTTTAGGTGGAAATGTTTTTGTATTAGGCTCTTCCAGCATTTTTTTCGGAACTACACGAAATTATGAAGAAAGTTTCCCTCACTTCAAAAAAGAGGTGGCCGAACAAATTCATACTGTATAAATTTCTCTATTTTACCTTTTCTCTTCTCTCTTTTAATTCTCGCCAGGTGGTTAATATAATCTTTTCATTTTCTAAAAATTTCTTAAATTCGGGGTTCATCATTATTAAATAGTCCCCTTTTCGTGTAGTAGAAGATTGCGTAAAATAAGGAAATTCTTCTGTTGGTATAGCACAATGCAAAATAACCTCTGTAACACCGGGTTTCATTTCATGAAGGGCTTTTGTCAAGGGTTCAAACTTATCCTCCGTTTTCCAATCATAGGTAAAAGTTAAAACATCATCTACAACAGGAAGCCCTCCTTCCCAGATTTTTTTCGCCCACGAATAAATTATTTCTTTGGGCATGGGTAATTCTTGTTGCAAATATTGCATGTGTCCTCCCGGAAAAAGAACAGGAATTTGTTTCTCTATACCTAAATTAATATATTTCTCCATAAATTTTAAACTGGAAAACAATGTTCCCATGTGTGAATCTAAATGGGTAGGTTTTATTCCCATTTTTTCAGCAAGAGCCAGTTGGGCTCGAATTTCTCTATCCACTTCTTCCGGTGAAGCATTCGCTACAACATTTTTAACATCGCCCCACATATAACCTGTTTCATCTACTAATCCAGGAACTTGTTGGAAACCAGAAACAGGTCCCCACCGATAATTATCCCACTCTGAAGTTAATGTCAGGTGAAGTCCTGCATCCCACTGTGGATTTTTCTTCCATTCTTTTACAAATTGCTCAACCCATGCACAGGGCATCATAATACTACAAGAGGTAGCTACCCCTTTTGTAAAGGCTTCAAATGTTGCTTTGTTTGCTCCAAGACATAGACCTACATCATCAATATGAAAGATAACTACGCGACTTCCTTTTTCCCAGCCTAATCGTTCTGCATAAGGTACTTCCTCATCTGAAAAAACATGGATGGCAACGAATGAAAATAACATTAATGAGATGAAAAATAAATTTTTGTTCATAAAAAACCCTTTCTATATTGAAAAACACATGACAAAAGTGGGAAAATATTAAAAATATTATACTTGTTTTACATTTGAAAAGACAATTACAATTATTACAATAGCAGAAAATTATAAGATTATATGAAAAATATTAGGCGAAATTTATAAGGTATTAATTTCATGAGAAAAACTTTACAAGATTATAATGTTTCGCCCGGTTCAAAAATAGATGCGGATGCGGTATGTGTACAATGCGGAACTGTTAATCCGGAAGGAACATTAATTTGCAGAACTTGTGGTAATAATCTGCGTGACCAGCGTAGATTGCGTTTGCAGGCGGAGGAGCAGTTACTGGCAGGTGAAGAAACTTTACCCAGTCCACGAAAAATTGTATTGGGAATTATTGCGGTTATCGGGACGATACTTATTATTATCGCTGGAATTAATGCAGATAGGATTATGCTTTGGCTGGTAAGTAGTGGTAGCGAGTATACAACAGAAAATCCGTGGTCAGGAGAATTGGGCAATCAGTTATCTATTATGGTAGAAGATTTAAGATTGCAGGTTTTAGCAAGTAATCAGATTTATAATGCGATACGACAACCCATCAATACAGAAAATCCTGAGGGAATTTTTGTTATTGCGATTCGCAATGCAGAAGAAGATATCGTTCCTGTGGGTAAAGCAATGGTTAAAAGTAAAGGAGATAATTATTTGTTTACCGCATTGCTTGATAATGGTGCTCAGGTGCGTGGAGTTGCTCAAAAGCAGGAGCAGAAATTGGTCGCCTATTGGGATAAGGCTTCCTGTGAGTGGAATGGACAAAAAGGCTCTGCCTCTGGAATTGTTTCTAAAAGAGATGATGGAAGGTATGAGGGATATGGAGGAACAGATTTAACTAATGAAAACTTTGGATTTTACGCTTTTAAGTTGCCTTAATCTTTTCGTTCCTTAATAATTTTCATTCAAATCTAATTTATTCTTAAGTATTATTAGTAATGAAGGGTTTAATTTTATGTTTAAAATCTTTTCAAATCTTAAACAAAAACTACAAAAGACAAGAAGTGTTCTAACGGATGGTATAAAAAATCTTTTTTCTTTATATCCAAAAATTAATGATGATGTTTATAATTCTCTGGAAGAACTGCTTATAGAAGCGGACTTGGGAGTAAATACAAGTTTGTTTTTAATAGAGCGACTAAAAGAGGAGGTTAAGAAACAGGGAATAACAGAAGCGGAACAAATTATGCCTCTATTAAAAACAATTATGTTGGAGATATTAAAAACAGGAGAACACGAAATAAATTGGAATGCAGAGCCGCAGCCCCATGTTACTTTAATTGTAGGTGTAAATGGCTCCGGAAAAACTACTACTGCGGGGAAAATTTCCGCTCAATTGGTTAAAGAAAACAAAAAAGTAATTTTAGCCGCAGGGGATACTTTCCGTGCAGCCGCAGGAGAACAATTAGAAATTTGGAGCCAGCGTAGTGGTGCCGATTTAATACGACATCAAGAAGGAGCAGATCCTGCAGCTGTAGCGTATGATGCTGTAGATGCAGGTATTGCACGAAAGGCTCAAAATGTAATTATTGATACTGCTGGAAGATTACATACCAAAGTAAATCTGATGGAAGAATTAAAAAAAGTCTACCGTGTTATTAAGAAACGGATGCCAGAAGCCCCTCATGAGGTTCTTTTAGTCCTCGATGCGACAACAGGGCAAAATGCTTTGCAACAGGCACGAATTTTTACAGAGGCTCTGAATATAACAGGGATTGTCCTTACAAAATTAGATGGCACGGCGAAAGGAGGAATGATATTTGGTATTCAGAAGGAGCTAAACATTCCTATAAAATTAATTGGAGTTGGAGAAGGAGTTGAAGATTTACAGCCTTTTGACCCGAATTCATTTGTTGATGCTTTGTTTAATTGAAAATTTTGAATTATTATGGGCCCATATCCAGACAACATCTACAAAATTGCTTTAGAAATACAGAAATGCCGATTTTGTGATAACAAACTGCCTTTAGGTGCTAATCCTGTTTTACGTGTAGGAGAACGGTTATCTCCCATACTTATTGTGGGTCAGGCGCCAGGATTAAAAGTCCATAAAACAGGATTACCATGGAATGATCCCAGTGGTGATAAACTTCGCTTGTGGTTAAATGTATCGCGAGAGCAATTTTATGATACACGCTATTTTACAATTATTCCTACAGGATTTTGCTATCCCGGTCGTGATGTAAGAGGTGGCGATTTACCTCCGCGGGAAGAATGTATTGATTTATGGTGGAGCCAACTTTTACCGTTAACATATCCTTTTGAACTAATCTTGTTAGTAGGACGCTATGCACAACGATTATTCCTGAATGAAAGATTACCTGCTACCTTAACAGAAACAATTCGATTATGGAAAAATTTCTATCCGCCTGCAATTGTCTGTCCCCATCCGTCTTTTCGTAATAATCTTTGGCTAAAGAAAAATAAAGAGTTTATCAGCGAGGTGGTGCCTTTTATTCGGGAAAAGGTTCATTTTTTAATGCAACAAGTAAATGCAAGAGAATTTGAAATTTAAACTGAAAAGTGATATAAATAAATATGTTTCTATACAACAAAAAGAAACAAAAAACTTAAACTTAAACAAGAAAGGGCAACATATGAAGAAACAATTATTTCTGTTCGCTGTGGTAATGGCAACAGTTTGTGTATCACTAATCATCCTTGGTTGTCAAACTGCAAAGAAGGTATCGCCAGAGGAAGCGGTAACTGCTCAGGTTAACAAATTTGTGGAAGCAATGAAAGCGAAAAATTTAGATGGTGTTATGGCCATTTTCTCTGAAAAATTTGAACACTATGAATGGGGTGATAAAGCAGGTGCTCGTGAATTTTTACAGCAAGCCATTGATGTGGGTTATTTAGATGGTTTAGAGATTGATTTAAGCAAAATGCAAATTAAATTAGAAGGCTCAACCGCTACTGTATATCCGATAGATATTAAAGGGAACTTTGGTTCTACTACGGTTGAACTGGTTTTTACCAATGAAAATGGTAATTGGCTGGTTACAGGTTTAGACGCAAGCGATATATAATCGAATATAATATCTTTGCAAATTAAATTGTAATGTAGTTTTTATATAGAAGGCAAGAGGGACTACGGCATTCAGGTGGAGTGTCGTAGTTCCGTTTTTATAATGTAGATAAATATCATTATTTTAATAGTCTATGATTTAATGTGTGTATAAAGGAGTAAGGAAGTGAGTAATCAAGAGAAGGTTTTCTTTTATATCGATGAGAATTGGAACCGTTTTATAGATGATTTGAAGGAGTTTGTAGCCATTCCTTCCATATCCACTTTACCGAATTATAAAGGAGATGTGTTGCGAACCGCTCAATGGCTGGAACGCTATTTCCAGAGACTAAATTTTAATCGCGTTGAAATAATAGAAACGGGTGGACATCCATTCGTTTTTGCTGAATATAAAGGACCCAATCCCCTTCTTACACTCCTTATCTATGGGCATTATGATGTACAACCTGTAGACCCTGAAAATGAATGGGATACAAAACCCTTTCAACCGACTATTAAGGGAGATTGTATGTATGGAAGAGGTGTTTCGGATATGAAAGCCCAATTGCTGGCACAGATGTTTGCCACACAAGCATGGTTGGAAAACAAT
It includes:
- a CDS encoding PHB depolymerase family esterase; the encoded protein is MIEKKKRLFIISGSTLSLFSILIIFLFTSCYAGYSKIKVDGETRYYRLHIPPNLDSTTPVPLLLALHQFSDTARGMEKLTRFNQLADEEKFIVVYPQGKWRTWKTAPLPNKDTRFLEVLIDYLLSRYPIQTNQIFATGASAGGMMIQAFACYSKRFAAIAPVMGSMTQIYAEERKPQKNIPVLIIHGTADPVVPFNGGETNAGPGKRPVFLSAEENAEWWAKQYGYSGETIVTQLPDSNTEDTFYTEVVNYNCVPSVFLYKIIGGGHTWPGTKNFYPQFIVGPTAPEPDASKLIWDFFKNAMQQM
- the rfbD gene encoding dTDP-4-dehydrorhamnose reductase translates to MKKVVIFGHKGQLGKDLVKLFQSEYEVVGYDLPEWDITSPDIYKLLDDSAPDLVINSSAYTNVDMAEKEIDKAFLVNEIGARQVADLANQWGSPVVYYSTDYVFDGMQRRPYREDDIPNPLSVYGRSKLAGEKSVMDYNPKHYILRTAWLYGPGGNNFIEKMIHLSKTAEKLEISEDEIGSPTYTWDLAQITKRMVETQKYGLYHAVNSGECSRYQWIKTCFEYLNIKTPIIPCSRAKFVLPAPRPAYSAMDNRKIMAVIEWKIPSWREATIQYLLRRGEENK
- the rfbB gene encoding dTDP-glucose 4,6-dehydratase, with the translated sequence MKKILVTGGAGFIGSAFIRNMLDWYSDIYIVNLDKLTYAGNLDNLKSVDTHRYTFIHGDIADAEVMEQSIKGCDAVVNFAAETHVDRSLMGAKDFLRTNVEGVYQVLLSAKNNNVSRVVLVSTDEVYGSRDVGSALETDTIFPRNPYSASKAGGELLGKAFFESFKLPVLITRGCNTYGPYQYPEKVLPLFITNALEGKPLPLYKGGEHNIRDWLYVDDHCRAIDFVLRKGIPGEIYNISAGFEKENIEITRKVLELTGKDESLIQWVPDRPGHDRRYSMNSDKLRNLGWKPEISWEEGIQKTVQWYIENEWWWRRIKEGEFKKYYEEQYIKRKNT
- a CDS encoding DUF6485 family protein, producing the protein MAQECKNQERNQSFCSCSYPGCSRHAVCCECLQYHLKKRQLPGCCFPPEAEKTYDRSFEAFARAWGLTK
- the rbsK gene encoding ribokinase, which gives rise to MNKKFIDTLKSQKKKIVVVGSANVDIVARVPRLPKEGESFRGESLSIVFGGKGANQAVSLARLGADINFISCVGKDHFGRSMKKGFKDEGIPINTIKETPDAFSGTALIFVDKDGKNSIVVIAGANHELKPEDIIRQEKIFQKGDILLTQLELLPETIETALILAKKNGMITIVDAGPPRNISKHIFPYIDVISPNETETEFLTGMNPSKSENRLKCAEKFLKMGVSSVVLKLGSQGCYYNDGKFEIYAPSYKVPVVDTTAAGDAFTSALAFAWGQAEIDEVLDFANAVGALACTKFGAQPSMPHLDEVQKFLKKHKKWK
- a CDS encoding ribulose-phosphate 3-epimerase, with the protein product MSENKINLDKVKYSASVMCLDLGRLKEEFHLVQKIGIDELHFDIMDGTFVPNLTLGFDFISLARKCCSLPCWAHLMIMRPERYIKRLVDLGCAGVIVHVETCLHAHRAVKQIREYGLSPGIAVNPMTPLDELEYLLPEVDRVLIMAVDPGYAGQKIIPQTFERIQILSRKIQYHKYPVDIEIDGNITVKNCAKFIRLGGNVFVLGSSSIFFGTTRNYEESFPHFKKEVAEQIHTV
- a CDS encoding polysaccharide deacetylase family protein, yielding MNKNLFFISLMLFSFVAIHVFSDEEVPYAERLGWEKGSRVVIFHIDDVGLCLGANKATFEAFTKGVATSCSIMMPCAWVEQFVKEWKKNPQWDAGLHLTLTSEWDNYRWGPVSGFQQVPGLVDETGYMWGDVKNVVANASPEEVDREIRAQLALAEKMGIKPTHLDSHMGTLFSSLKFMEKYINLGIEKQIPVLFPGGHMQYLQQELPMPKEIIYSWAKKIWEGGLPVVDDVLTFTYDWKTEDKFEPLTKALHEMKPGVTEVILHCAIPTEEFPYFTQSSTTRKGDYLIMMNPEFKKFLENEKIILTTWRELKERREKVK
- the ftsY gene encoding signal recognition particle-docking protein FtsY, with amino-acid sequence MFKIFSNLKQKLQKTRSVLTDGIKNLFSLYPKINDDVYNSLEELLIEADLGVNTSLFLIERLKEEVKKQGITEAEQIMPLLKTIMLEILKTGEHEINWNAEPQPHVTLIVGVNGSGKTTTAGKISAQLVKENKKVILAAGDTFRAAAGEQLEIWSQRSGADLIRHQEGADPAAVAYDAVDAGIARKAQNVIIDTAGRLHTKVNLMEELKKVYRVIKKRMPEAPHEVLLVLDATTGQNALQQARIFTEALNITGIVLTKLDGTAKGGMIFGIQKELNIPIKLIGVGEGVEDLQPFDPNSFVDALFN
- a CDS encoding uracil-DNA glycosylase family protein gives rise to the protein MGPYPDNIYKIALEIQKCRFCDNKLPLGANPVLRVGERLSPILIVGQAPGLKVHKTGLPWNDPSGDKLRLWLNVSREQFYDTRYFTIIPTGFCYPGRDVRGGDLPPREECIDLWWSQLLPLTYPFELILLVGRYAQRLFLNERLPATLTETIRLWKNFYPPAIVCPHPSFRNNLWLKKNKEFISEVVPFIREKVHFLMQQVNAREFEI